A section of the Bacteroidia bacterium genome encodes:
- a CDS encoding heavy metal translocating P-type ATPase: MKHTYTIHGMTCNGCRSHVEETLSKIAGVKKASVDLEKGEATLEMESHIPIEVFQEALQKNGGQYSIHPPGDHHHSTPKKQKKSQGTGAGVFYCPMHCEGDKTYDQAGDCPVCGMDLVEEQNLSTAPSSEKWTCPMHPEVVKNEPGSCPICGMDLVPVQPDRSSEEKTYNKLRKKFWIAVGFTLPIFFIAMSEMLPHNPLYDIMRQSGWNWVQLVLSIPVVFYATWMFFERAYKSIKTWNLNMFTLIGIGAGIAWVFSVFGMLFPDFFPDQFKSEYGAVYVYFEAATVILTLVLLGQLLEARAHSQTNSAVKELLKLAPNKAIKIVEGNEIEVSIDNIELGDILKVKPGDKIPVDGVITEGQTSIDESMITGEPIPVDKTNGDKITSGTINGNQSFLMKAEKVGSDTLLSQIIHMVNDASRSRAPIQNLADKVSAYFVPAVVIIAILTFAVWALWGPEPAYVYALVNAIAVLIIACPCALGLATPMSVMVGVGKGAQNGVLIKNAEALEKMDSVNILIIDKTGTITEGKPTVEKVGSFDNNLSESAILQYIVSLNNKSEHPLAEATVKYGKEKNIEILKSNSFNAITGKGVEGKAGGKNLALGNTKMMENANAEISPEMKEEVNVYQKQGKTVSYLAIDAVVSGYIVISDKIKETSAKAIESLQGKGIEVFMLTGDNHDTAQAVAKELSLAGFRANMLPEDKLKEVERLQAQGKVVAVAGDGINDAPALAKSDIGIAMGTGTDVAIESAMITLVKGDLQGIVKAKNLSHATMKNIKQNLFFALIYNTLGVPIAAGVLFPFFGILLSPMIAALAMSFSSVSVIANALRLRNKNI, encoded by the coding sequence ATGAAACATACATACACCATACACGGAATGACCTGCAACGGCTGTCGAAGCCATGTAGAGGAAACATTATCGAAGATAGCAGGCGTCAAAAAAGCTAGTGTTGATTTAGAAAAAGGCGAAGCGACTCTAGAGATGGAATCGCACATTCCTATCGAAGTATTTCAGGAAGCCCTGCAAAAGAATGGCGGCCAATACAGCATTCATCCTCCTGGAGATCACCACCACTCCACCCCCAAAAAGCAAAAAAAATCCCAGGGCACAGGGGCTGGAGTCTTTTATTGTCCAATGCATTGCGAAGGTGACAAAACATACGACCAGGCGGGTGATTGCCCCGTTTGCGGGATGGATCTGGTAGAAGAGCAAAACCTGTCCACCGCTCCTTCTTCCGAAAAATGGACCTGCCCGATGCATCCGGAAGTCGTTAAAAATGAACCTGGCTCCTGCCCTATCTGCGGTATGGACCTGGTGCCGGTGCAGCCGGATCGTTCTTCAGAAGAGAAAACGTATAATAAACTTCGTAAGAAATTTTGGATAGCAGTCGGTTTTACTTTACCGATTTTTTTCATTGCAATGAGCGAAATGCTTCCCCATAATCCATTGTACGACATTATGCGGCAATCAGGCTGGAATTGGGTTCAGCTTGTTTTATCAATTCCTGTAGTATTTTATGCTACCTGGATGTTTTTTGAACGTGCGTATAAAAGCATCAAAACCTGGAATCTCAATATGTTTACGCTTATTGGGATAGGCGCAGGGATAGCATGGGTTTTCAGTGTCTTCGGCATGTTATTTCCGGATTTTTTCCCGGATCAGTTTAAATCGGAATATGGTGCAGTTTACGTTTACTTTGAAGCGGCTACCGTTATTTTAACTTTGGTATTATTAGGCCAGCTATTGGAAGCACGGGCCCATAGCCAAACTAATTCCGCAGTAAAAGAACTATTAAAATTAGCGCCCAATAAAGCAATTAAAATTGTAGAGGGAAATGAAATTGAGGTAAGCATTGACAATATAGAATTGGGAGATATTCTCAAAGTAAAACCGGGTGATAAAATTCCTGTGGATGGCGTAATTACGGAAGGACAAACCAGCATTGATGAATCCATGATCACCGGAGAGCCCATTCCCGTGGATAAAACAAATGGGGATAAAATAACCAGCGGTACCATTAACGGGAATCAATCGTTTTTGATGAAAGCCGAAAAGGTAGGCAGCGACACCCTGCTCTCCCAGATTATCCACATGGTGAACGATGCCAGCAGAAGCCGGGCACCTATTCAAAACCTGGCCGACAAGGTTTCTGCGTACTTTGTTCCGGCAGTCGTTATCATCGCCATTCTGACTTTTGCAGTTTGGGCTTTGTGGGGTCCCGAACCCGCGTATGTATATGCTTTGGTGAATGCAATTGCCGTTTTGATTATTGCCTGCCCCTGTGCTTTAGGTCTGGCCACTCCCATGTCAGTAATGGTTGGCGTAGGTAAAGGTGCTCAAAATGGTGTACTAATTAAAAATGCCGAAGCTTTGGAGAAAATGGATAGCGTTAATATCCTGATTATTGATAAAACAGGCACCATTACAGAAGGTAAACCAACGGTAGAAAAAGTGGGCTCTTTTGATAATAATTTAAGTGAAAGCGCCATTCTGCAATATATTGTTTCATTGAATAATAAAAGTGAACATCCATTAGCTGAAGCAACGGTGAAATATGGTAAGGAGAAAAATATTGAGATATTAAAATCAAATTCATTCAATGCCATTACAGGTAAGGGAGTGGAAGGAAAAGCGGGCGGTAAAAATCTGGCGCTGGGAAATACTAAAATGATGGAAAATGCCAATGCTGAAATTTCTCCGGAAATGAAGGAAGAAGTAAACGTATACCAAAAACAAGGGAAAACGGTATCTTATCTGGCCATAGATGCGGTGGTGAGCGGCTACATTGTGATAAGTGATAAAATTAAGGAAACCAGCGCTAAGGCTATCGAAAGCCTCCAGGGAAAAGGTATTGAAGTATTTATGCTCACGGGAGATAATCACGATACGGCACAGGCAGTTGCAAAGGAGCTAAGCCTTGCCGGTTTTAGAGCGAACATGCTGCCTGAAGATAAACTCAAAGAAGTGGAGCGCCTGCAAGCACAGGGCAAAGTAGTGGCCGTGGCGGGTGATGGCATTAATGACGCGCCCGCTTTGGCTAAAAGCGATATAGGGATTGCAATGGGAACAGGCACCGATGTAGCTATTGAAAGTGCCATGATAACGCTGGTTAAAGGAGACTTGCAGGGCATCGTAAAAGCTAAAAATTTAAGCCATGCAACCATGAAAAACATAAAGCAAAACTTGTTTTTCGCACTTATTTATAATACACTGGGAGTTCCAATCGCTGCAGGCGTTTTGTTCCCATTTTTCGGGATATTGCTTTCACCCATGATAGCTGCACTGGCTATGAGTTTCAGTTCTGTTTCTGTAATCGCTAATGCCTTAAGACTAAGGAATAAAAACATTTGA
- a CDS encoding Fic family protein produces the protein METKEILKKAIQANRILAELEGTCRKLSNPNIQPIDPLIVMSLMHYQFEAIHPFADGNGCTGRIINVLYLVNRNLLTEPVLYLSSYIIQHKAAYYRTLREGTEEGKWIEFVLFMLEAVAETAQLTLQKIDEILNLQQDIYDDIRQLPQRLPFRELSEILFSYPYTKIRVLEDAGLGHRQTAAKYLQILSEAGIVKPINVGRENYYINHRLMDIFSENKPNKLPL, from the coding sequence TTGGAAACGAAAGAAATTCTGAAAAAAGCCATTCAGGCCAACCGGATATTGGCAGAGTTAGAAGGCACTTGCCGCAAGTTGTCCAATCCCAATATTCAACCCATTGACCCTTTGATTGTAATGAGCCTGATGCACTACCAGTTTGAAGCCATCCACCCTTTTGCCGATGGAAATGGATGTACCGGCCGGATCATCAATGTGCTCTACCTGGTAAATCGTAACTTGCTTACGGAGCCAGTGCTGTACCTGAGCAGCTATATCATTCAGCATAAAGCTGCCTATTACCGAACGTTGCGGGAGGGAACCGAGGAAGGGAAATGGATTGAGTTCGTCCTGTTTATGCTGGAAGCCGTGGCAGAAACCGCCCAACTCACGCTACAAAAGATTGATGAAATACTGAATCTGCAACAGGACATTTATGATGATATAAGGCAGCTTCCTCAGCGCCTGCCGTTCAGGGAGCTTTCTGAAATCCTTTTCAGTTATCCCTACACGAAAATCCGCGTATTGGAGGATGCCGGATTAGGCCATCGCCAAACGGCTGCAAAGTATCTCCAGATACTTTCCGAGGCCGGAATAGTAAAGCCAATAAATGTGGGCCGGGAAAATTATTATATCAATCACCGGTTAATGGATATATTTTCTGAGAATAAACCAAATAAGCTCCCACTTTGA